A genomic stretch from Lathyrus oleraceus cultivar Zhongwan6 chromosome 2, CAAS_Psat_ZW6_1.0, whole genome shotgun sequence includes:
- the LOC127118481 gene encoding laccase-3: MKIILCCLLGLLTIILSIVSAAAENHYHQFVIQTATVNRLCKTRNILTVNGEFPGPTIVARDGDYMEIKVTNAGPYNISLHWHGFRMLRNPWADGPTYVTQCPIQPGGSYTYRFTIQNQEGTLWWHGHTSFLRATVYGAFIVYPKLGSYFPFNRPNREFPILLGEWFDRDPVTLFRQTQFTGGAPNTSVAFTINGQPGDLYPCSNRGTVRFQVNAGETILLRIVNSGLNQELFFSIANHRMTVVAMDAAYTKPFTTRVLMIGPGQTINVLVTADQPPGRYYMAASAYQTAMNASFDNTTTTAILQYNNAPSSTPILPVLPVYNDTPTSTAFTSRIRGLSKIQVFQNIDVSLNFVVGLGLINCTNPNSPRCQGPNGTRFASSINNNSFVLPTTISLMQAYYQGVPGVFTTDLPPVPPIQFDYTGNVPRGLWAPIKGTKLFKVKFGSNIQIVFQDTSIVTIEDHPMHVHGHHFFVVGSGFGNFNPRTDPARFNLVDPPVRNTIGTPPGGWVAIRFKADNPGIWFLHCHIDSHLSWGLATALLVENGVGPLQSVIPPPPDLPQC; the protein is encoded by the exons ATGAAGATTATCTTGTGCTGCTTACTTGGCTTACTGACTATCATTCTTTCCATTGTTTCTGCTGCTGCAGAGAATCATTACCATCAATTTGTT ATTCAAACTGCAACTGTGAATAGGCTGTGCAAAACACGAAACATACTGACAGTAAATGGAGAGTTTCCTGGTCCAACAATTGTTGCTAGAGATGGAGATTACATGGAGATCAAAGTAACAAATGCTGGACCTTACAATATCTCCCTACACTG GCATGGATTTAGGATGCTGAGAAATCCATGGGCAGATGGGCCAACCTATGTGACTCAATGTCCAATCCAACCAGGAGGAAGTTACACGTACCGTTTTACAATCCAAAATCAAGAAGGCACACTATGGTGGCATGGTCACACTAGTTTTTTAAGAGCAACTGTCTATGGAGCTTTCATTGTTTATCCAAAATTGGGTTCTTATTTTCCTTTCAATAGGCCAAATAGAGAATTTCCCATCCTTCTTG GGGAATGGTTTGATAGAGATCCTGTAACTCTCTTCAGACAAACACAGTTCACCGGAGGAGCTCCAAATACATCTGTTGCATTCACCATTAATGGTCAACCCGGAGATCTCTACCCGTGTTCCAATCGAG GAACGGTACGTTTTCAAGTAAATGCAGGAGAAACAATTCTCTTAAGAATCGTCAACAGTGGACTCAATCAAGAACTCTTCTTTTCAATTGCAAACCACAGAATGACAGTTGTTGCAATGGATGCTGCTTACACAAAACCTTTCACAACCAGAGTCCTCATGATAGGACCGGGCCAAACAATCAACGTCCTCGTCACAGCCGATCAACCGCCCGGCCGCTACTACATGGCAGCAAGCGCTTACCAAACAGCCATGAATGCTTCATTTGACAACACAACAACAACTGCAATTCTTCAATACAACAATGCACCATCCTCAACACCTATTTTACCTGTTTTACCCGTTTATAACGACACGCCGACTTCAACTGCATTCACATCAAGGATTCGAGGACTTTCCAAAATTCAAGTGTTTCAAAACATCGATGTGAGCTTAAATTTCGTGGTAGGGTTAGGGTTAATAAACTGCACAAACCCGAATAGTCCAAGGTGTCAAGGACCAAACGGAACAAGATTTGCTTCTAGCATAAACAACAACTCTTTTGTTCTTCCTACAACAATTTCATTAATGCAAGCTTATTATCAAGGTGTTCCTGGTGTCTTTACCACGGATTTACCTCCGGTTCCTCCTATACAGTTCGATTATACCGGAAATGTTCCTAGGGGTTTGTGGGCACCTATAAAAGGAACCAAGTTGTTTAAAGTGAAATTTGGTTCAAATATTCAAATTGTTTTTCAGGATACTAGTATAGTCACAATTGAGGATCATCCTATGCATGTTCATGGGCACCATTTCTTTGTAGTTGGTTCGGGTTTCGGAAATTTTAATCCAAGAACAGATCCTGCTAGGTTCAACCTTGTGGATCCACCCGTGAGAAACACTATTGGCACGCCTCCGGGTGGATGGGTCGCCATTCGTTTCAAGGCTGATAATCCAG GAATTTGGTTCTTGCATTGTCACATAGATTCGCATCTGAGTTGGGGTTTGGCAACAGCACTTTTGGTAGAAAATGGAGTTGGACCACTACAATCAGTGATACCTCCACCACCTGATCTACCCCAATGTTGA